cagcttcaacatcagtccttccaatgaatattcaggactgatttcctttaggatgcactggttggatctccttgctgtcaaaggaactctcaagagtcttctccaacaccacagttcaaaagcatcagttctttggtgctcagttttctttatagtccaactctcacatccatgcatgacatgactattagaaaaaccatagccttgactagacggactttgttggcagattaatgtctctgcttttaaatatgctgtctaggttggtcataacttttcttccaaggaacaagcgtcttaatttcatggctgcagtcaccatctgcagtgattttggagccccccaaaataaagtctatcactgtttccacatctatttgccatgaagtgatgggaccagatgctatgatcttagttttctgaatgttgaattttaagccaactttttgactctcttcactttcattaagagtctctttagttcttcgctttctcccattagtgtggtgtcatctgcatatctgaggttattgatgtttctcccggcaatcttgattccagcttgtgcttcttccagcccagcgtttctcatgatgtactctgcacataagttaaataagtagggtgacagtatacagccttgacgaacgaattcttttcccgatttggaaacactttgttgttccatgtccagttctaactgttgcttcctgacctgcatacagatttcttagggaggcaggtcaggtggtctggtattcccatctcttgaagaattttccacagtttgttgtgatccacacagtcaatggctttggcatagtcaataaagcagaaatatatgttttcctggaactctcttgcttttttgatgatccaacggatgttggcaatttgatctctggttcctctgccttttctaaatccagcttgaacatctggaagttcacggtttatgtactgttgaagcccggcttggagaatttggagcattcctttgctagcgtgtgaaatgagtgcaattgtgcggtagtttgagcattctttggtattgcctttctttggtattggaatgaaaactgaccttttccactcctgtggccactgctgagttccaaatgtgctggcatactgaaggcagcactttcacagcatcatttttcaggatttcaaatagctaagctagaattccatcacctcccctagctttgttcatagtgacgtttcctaaggcccacttgacttacattccaggatgtctggatctaggtgagtgatcacaacatcgtgattatctgggtcatgaagatcttttttgtacagttcttctctgtattcttgccacctcttcttaatatcttctgcttcttttaggtccataccatttctgtcctttattgtgcccgtctttgcatgaaaacttccctggtatctctaattttcttgaagaaatctcgagtctttaccattctgttttcatctatttgtttgcatgatcactgaggaaggcttttttatctctccttgctgttctttggaactctacattcaaatggatatCTTTCCTTTCGTCCTTTGTATTTCGCttgtcttttctcagctgtttgtaaggcctcctcagacgaccattttgcctttttacatttcttttccttgggatggtctgatcactgccttctgtgcaatgtcacaaaccttcatccatagttcttcaggcactctgtctatcagatctaatcccgtgaatctgtttgtcacttccagtgtataatcgtaagggatttgatttaggtcatacctgaatgtctagtggttttccctgcttccttcaatttaagtctgaatttggcaatgagttcatgatctgagccacagtcagctctctgtcttgttttgctgactgtatagagcttctccatctttgcctgtaaagaatataatcaatctgatttctgtgttgaccatctggtgatgtccatgtgtagagtcttctcttgtgttgttggaagagggtgtttgctatgaccagtgcattctctttgcaaaaactctgttagcctttgccctgcttcattattccaaggccaaatttgcctgtggtgtgtttattttatatcaaatGTAAAAATAAGACATTGGACAATAGTAACACAAAGGCTTGGAGGAGAGAAATGGAAGTTATATACAAACTGTAAGGTTTTTGTATAACATGGAAGTGGTGTAATATTATTTGAATGCGTGCCATGATAGATAATCCTGTAAACCTGTAATCCTTAAAGTAACTACTTACATAACAGTTACAGGTGGCAAgccagcagaggagaaaaggaaatgttttcattGTGATATAGTGTCCTACTGTAGGAATATACAGCAGTATATTACATTATGTAATGTCCAGTGCGTGGACATTTCAGTAGTTTTAGTTGTTGCCAGTACACATTTCCACTTTGAACGTATTCTCCGTGTCTATTTATGTGAATCACAGGAGTTTCATATAGTTATATGATACAGAATTACTGAGTTTGAAGCAGAGGTAAGGTAATATTGTTATCCAAAATGTtttcatcattttacatttcaGCAGCAAAGTAGGCAGTTTCTATTATTCTTTACCCCCCAAAACATTCGGTGTTACCTGTCTTTTCCATTGTAGTCAGTCTGGTAGGTATATAGTTGTATCTCATTGTGATGGTAATTTGCATCGTCTCTCATCCCTTTTAAttttcctatctcttcctctaCCCCTCCTTTACTAATCCTTCACTTATCCCATCATAACACCTAGGAGTCTTAGGTCACCTCAACAATGACATTAACACATAAAAAGCTCTGATGCAGAGAGTCTACTGTGAATTATCCGCATGTGACCACTGGGGtaccagaagaaaacaaaacatctttACAGATTTCATTCTGCAAGAAggcataaaaatgtgaaaaatcttATTGTGAAAACTGTATAcgtggagagagaaagcaagcatttatttgtttggctgtagTTCAGTGGAAAATCTCTGcagatgtatgtatgcatgtgtttgGCTGCGCCGGGCCTTTGTTTGTGGCACGTGGcatctcgttccctgaccagaaatagAACCCgtgccctgcactgggagtgtggggtcttggccactgaaccaccagggaggttcctgGTCTCAGAAATTTTAAATACCTGTTTTCCTGATACAACTCACTTCCAGTTTGGATCATTGctgtgagttaatttttttaaattgtttgatgGAAAGGAAAAACACACTAACATCACTTAGACTCATTCCCTgcaggtgtgagatgagtgacTCCGAAGACGAGGGCCCCCCCCAGCTTTCTTCATACGCCCTTGCAGCTCTGCAGGAATTTTatgctgagcagcagcagcaccaccctGACCTCCGTGGTGATAACAAGTATAACATCGGGATAATAGAAGAGAACTGGGTAAGTGACCGTGCTCCGCATCCATCAGGACGTGTTGGCAGTGTGGAGCGTGTTCTGTACCTAGTCCACTGTTGGTCTTCACCCCACCTAACAGCCCAGTTTGTCTCACTTGTCACTAGGAAGCTGATAGCCTGTTCAGTAGCCAAGACACTGGGGGTGCAGATTTTCCTCATTCTGACCCAGGCTGCTTGGTGGTCAGAGGGGATGTTTTAGATAGGGGAAGAGCGTATCACCGTGTCCAACGTAGACTGTACTTCTTTCTCATAGACAGATTCTTTCTGTTGGTTTTTACTGGAGCCCAGCATTCCTTGTGGGAAGGGGTCATTGCAGTAATGGAGCAACTGGTGTTAAACATGCTGTGAAAAATTGATGAAAGGGGTTTCTAAAGAAGGTATTAATAGTTCCTGGTGCACAGtatgtattttaattgtattttatgGCCCAAATAAAAATAggagttttaaaaagtcagttgaGGAAAACTAAACTGTAACGTAGAAATCTACCTTTTTTGAAGCCTAGTTGAGAAATAGATGAGGCTTGAAATTTCTTTGACTACCTTGATTATCCATCTGCCTCTCTCCATCACTTTGCAGCTGGGAGATGTGTGTGTGCAGTCTTTCATATTTTGTGTCAAGTTTAGATCTAAGTtatataaagtttatattttacataaaattatataaaattcatcTGTTTGAAACTGGGACAGaaatgtttctttatatttaccCTGAATGTTCCACCTAGTCAGATGCCTCTAGTTTTTCTTTGTCATGTTTTCATCTTTAGCTTGATGCTTTGAATAGTAAATATTAGAAACCTGAGTCCACCTTAAGgtagtctttttctcttttccttttgcttaaaTACTGTGTGCTTTCTTTTTGATTCTGAAAGTAATCTATGGTTGGTGTAGAAAATAGGTTAAAACATGAATGAAAAAACAAGTCATAATTTCACTACCTGAATTAACTATTTGTACATTTTGGGCACTTGTTTTGGTTTGTtcacaaaaatgaagaaatctcCCAGGAAGTTTGAAAGAATACATTATAAAACTAGAGGATAAGTCCAGGAGGCATGAGTGAAACTTTTGGATGTAGGTGACAAAGAAGATCCTAGAACCTTTTGGAGAAAAGCACGTCACCTCCAGTGTCTCAGTACAGGTCACATTGCACTTCTCAATAACTTTATTAGAAACTAGGAAAACAGTGAAGCACTGCCTTCAATATTTAGAGTGAAATTTTCATTCAATCTAGGATTCTATGCCCAGCTGGGTTACCAATGAAATGTGAGGATGAAATCTTAACTGTGTAAGACATGGTAAGTCTCACAACATTGACTTCCCATGCACCACTTCTCAGGAGCTACAGGATGATATTGGGAGAATTAGGGATAGTTTCGGAGAACCCAAGCAAATGCAACAGCGGTTTATTAACTCTAGACGAATAGGAGGTGCCATACCAGAAGGAAGCGCATAATATATTGCATGGCCCAGCAGTGGCACTGGCTGTTGATAGAGTTCATATTGGTAAGTAGGTATGAATTAAAAGGACAAGTGTATGCCAGGTCTAATATAATTCACTCGTTCCTGCCACAGCAGCTAAGCCAGTTCTGGTACAGCCCGGAGACGGCCCTGCGCCTTGCTGAGGACGCCGTGGCAGCTGCCGGGGAGGGCGGCAGGTGAGATACTGGGTTcgtttctcttttgccttttaatCTAAAGTAATACTTTAAATGCCCTTCCTGGATGAGAGATGGTTCATAAGAAGGTTCAACTGTAATCTCCAAAACCTGTGGTTGATGATTTGAAGACCACAAGGAAGTAAGGATGCTTTCCTGTCGCATCTAGGGGCACACTCAAAAACCCTGTTCCGTGTAAGTCGTCTTAATCTGTtccttattttaacatttttctaaccTGTTACTTTTATTCCCCTAGaattgctttaaaagaaaaaaatgttaatgtttgatctttctgaaattttaagaattataggtttggtttttatttctatcAGAACTTTGTGTGCATATAAAGTCAAATGGTCCTGAAAGACTTGTTGAAAAAAGTAATCCATTGTTAATTTTCCCCTTGGTGCCCCCCCTTGCCTTTTCAGCCCTTCTACATTTCTAAACCTGTTTATATTGGCACTTGTTCATTTGTCACTCACAGACATCTCGCCTTAAGAGACTAAGGATTTAGCTCCTTCATCCTCCACTGCACACGTGTGCTTCCTGTCCATGCTCCCAGTAGTTATATCcattttttttatggttgaactcATTGGTAATATTTTTTGAGGCTTTTGCTTCtacatacttccctggtggctcagctggtaaagaatccgcctgcaatgagggagacctgggtttgatccctgagtctggaagatcccctggagaagggaatggctgcccactccagtactctggcctggagaatcaagTCGGCTACGACTCAGCAACTTTCATGAGTGATAATTAGTTTGAAATTTCCTGTGTTATTCCCTTGGTTTGGGTTTCCTATTAGTAGCTTCATAAAATGACCTGTGAAGTGTTACTGTATTTGTTTCCTGGAAGTGATTGTATAGAACTGGTGTTAGTTATATCCTGTCTTGGTTAAATAGGGTTTATATGTCCATATCACTGACCCTCAAATTTTCCCCAGTGGTGCAAATCTCTTAATCAGTGAACTCACACATATTTCAACTCCTTGAAAAAAaataccacccccacccccttccctggctttgccacctcttctgtctGGACTGGTTTACGTCTGGCTCTGGTCTTGGTATTTCCCTCCACCATCTACCAAGTGTCCTCTTATCTCTCTTGTTCTGACCTTCCCGTATCCAGTATCCCAGTCCTTAGGTCACGGCTTTATCCTGGTTGGGTACATCCTTCAACACTTTTCACAAGACGGGAATTTTTAAAAcctgtctgaaaatatttttattctaccCATTCTCTTGATGTGTCAGTTACTGAGAAATAAAACTTCTTATGAGAAACCCTGTTTTTCCCATCCCTGGCCCCTGCTGGCTTAGGGTTTTCTCCTGATCCCCAGTGTTCTGTGTGTCCTGGTATGGTGCTTTCATTTGTTGAACGGGGTGGAAGCCTTTCTGTTCTAACTCAGGTCCTCCAGTTTGggaaaattgtcttttttttttccttctgttctttacccgattcatttttctttctgtccttttcaCATGTTTTGTCTTTCTTACCTGACCTGGGAAAATTCCTCAACTTTATCTTTGAAACTTTCCACTGACTTTGCCATTTCTGCTGTCCTGCACTTTATCACCTGTAATTTCTTAGGTCTCTGGATATTCATCATGGTGTCTTGTTTATCCTTCTGAGGCTATCACATTACAGGACTTCTCTTCACCGTCTCTGACTCCAGCATGCCTCttgtgttttattaatatttctgctttagtaCGTGCTGACTCTCCTGAATTGTCTGCTGACCCTCTGCTGTGTGCTCCTAGCTGAGGTGGGCACGCTAAGACTGGAAGCTCTGATACACGGGCAGGCTTTCTCTGCTCGGTATCTCCAGTTGGCTGGTGTGGATCAGCTGTTTTCCCGGGAATGCCCGGTCAGTATATCCAGGCTTTTTCGTGGGCTGGTAGGAGCCCCAGAGCGAGCCACCTTCCTTCCTGGGAGTCATGCATCTCATTGACCTCATTCCAGGAGGCACATAGGTCAGGGGTCCCAACATCTGGCAGGTTTAATGTGATCCTGGCCATTCCACACAGCCTTTCACCACTAGCTGTGCCCCCACCCCATCCGGAGAACATCCTTCCCATTTTCTCCCAGTGTGGAGGCTTGGCGCAGAGATGAGAATCCTGGCAAGTTTCCTCTTCGATAGACCTTCCAAAAACAGTCCCCCTGCACCTGTACTTCTTGAGTTACCTGGTTTTCAGCTTCCTGAGCTGCAGGTGCTTTGGTGTCAGCAAGGCCCCTCTCAGCTTTCCTGGCTGCCAGTTTGGTGCTTGGCTCCCTTGGGCCTGCAGTGTCAGACACCACCCAGCCCACACCCTTGCCTGTCAGCTTCCTGAGTGTGTTTCCTTTGTCTCTCCTCATTTGTCTTGCTGTTGGAGGTTTCCTTCTCATGATTTATTTGCTTTGAAGAAGCAAATCTAAATGAATGTGTTCCCTCTGCATCTTTATAAAGAAAAAGCCTTAGGACTTTCAGATAtagtaaatatatgaatattacaaaataacttgaaaatatttagCTTGAGGCTTAAAAgtatttgaaataaatgttaaaagagaCCAACAGGAAAATAATAGGTAAATTCAGGTCATGGGCTGCATAACTCTTGTAGCGAATGTTTCAcattttttatcatgaaaagtaCATTTCATACTTAAAAATTATGAGTTGTAGATCTTTAAAAACCAGATTCCTCCCAAACTCACTGCTGTTATCACTGTAGTTTGTAGTGTTTTAAGAAAATCTGAACGTGGGCCATACTTTTTTTAGTGAAGTGGTTATTTGCTGCTATACGCTATCACAAAGCTCGTTCATGAGCTGGGTCTCTGTTCCAGAATAGCGTGTGTGAGCGCCCCCAGCGTCTACCAGAAGCTGAGAGAGCGGCACAGAGACGCTGTCTCTGTCTGCATCTTCGAGTACGACCGCAGGTTTGCCGCATACGGAGAGGACTTTGTCTACTATGACTACAAGAACCCTGTGGACTTACCTGAGAGGATCGCCACACACAGCTTTGACATCGTCGTGGCAGATCCCCCCTATCTTTCAGAGGAATGTCTTAGGAAAATGTCAGAAACCATCAAGCTCCTGACTCGGGGCAAGATCTTGCTATGCACAGGTGGGTGCTGGCTGACCACATACCCTGTGACCTCATTCCACTTACCTCCCTGCACCCAGGGGCTGAGGTGCTCCTGCCTCTCGGGGCCTGTTGAGAATTCTGTGGCATGACGCCCAGGAAGTGGGGTTTGGCACGGGGTGAGGGCGCCAGGAGTGCTATCTGTACACAGCAGTGCCAGTACTAGTTAACATGTCTGGCTCAGCCTCTCTAGCTGATAAAAGAAATTTGCAACCTCTGGGGTTAAAGTGGATGTCAGAGGTCACAGAGTGAGACATTAGATTTGGTGTACCAGAACAGAAGATGTTCTCACCAGTGAGGGAGGGGGATTATCCTGGTGTTTCAAAACGAAAACATGAACTGTAGGTCCCCCTACTTCCAGGCCTGCAGCCCCTCGCTCCCCCTGGTGCAGCGGGTGCTGAGGACGGGCTGGAGGGAGATGTGCAGTCATCAGCCAGAAGCTGGTACAAATGTATCCGTATGAGTTTGCACAATTAGATATTACTGAGAAAGGGGCCCCTGAGTCCAAGTTGGAAAAAGTTTTTAGTAAAATTATCTTTTCTTGTTACTTTGTAGAATATAAGCAATTTTTACAATTTCTAAGTATCTCAGCTTTGTAGAGGCAGAAAAATTCTTGATAAAGGGAAAAATAGTTAGTAGGAACTTGGCAAAAATGTTGGAGGAAGTAAAAGGATAGGAAGCACTGACCTTCCCCCTATTGCTGCGTGGAACTGTCAGCTCACTGCTCCTTGCCCCGGCCAGTGTGGCACTGAGGCTTGTCTGGTGGTTCTCTTCAGGTGCTGTCATGGAGGCAGCGGCAGCAAAGCTGCTTGGAGTGAAGATGTGCAAGTTTATTCCAGAACACACTCGCACCCTGGGAAACGAGTTTCGCTGTTTTGTGAATTATGACTCCGGGCTAGACCGTGATCTGTCAGTACAGCTCCCAGTGCAAGAAGGACCCAAGTGACGTTTCCTCTCTGAAAAACTACCACCTCCCCAGTCCTCATTTTCGAGGTAAAGACATTATGATTTCCTTAGGATGTCCCTGGAGCTCAGGGTGCTTTTGCCGACTTGAGTCTGTGGAATTATATCTGGAGGAACTTTTAAACCTCATCTAGTCTGCTCTCCTCACTTGACACAGGTAAAGAGCAGTACACAGTGACCAAGACCTCAGCCCCTGGCTCTAACAGCCAGGGGGGTTGTAGTTGAAGATGCAGTTTTTGTCCAGAAGAGGGAGGGCACgtgcccagtaaatatttgttaaatgaattccATTCAGAGAGAAAGTGCAAATAAAGGTTACCTTTCTGGACCTTGGCAGGGAAAGTCGATTCTTCCATTGGGAATGTGCTGCCTGTTAACAGCTAAGGTGAGCTAAGCTGATGAACACAGTTAATGAACTGCAGTATTTTCCACATGCAATAAATACATTTACTCTCCTTTGGCCAGTGCTCTGATGTTTGCACTATTTATATTTGCAGAGTGGCTGGAAAATGTTACACAGTAGTGGCAATGATTGAAATAATTACCGAAGGTTTGAAAggcagtttttctttttgtgtatttctttgttgttgaCCTGAACCCTTCTGAAAGGTTCAGATATACCAGTATATCTAGTGGTGTATTCCAGATATACCACCACTAGGCTTACCTCATGTTGTTATTTTCAGAGGTTGAGCAGGGAAGTAACGTTCACCCCAAGCTGTATAGAACTACCCACAGGTTTCagttctgaatttttatttggaaaatatgaaTTTTGCTCAGCACTGTTTTTCATGTACAACCTCTGTCAATACAAACTGGAAGTTCTTAGTAAAGCTTCCATTCAGATCAAACCAAGGCTGATGGTAAGTGGGGAAGAGAGCACATAAACAGAGAGGCTGACTTCACAGTTGCTCTTAAAAACttcaaccataaaattaaaaccttAA
This DNA window, taken from Capricornis sumatraensis isolate serow.1 chromosome 12, serow.2, whole genome shotgun sequence, encodes the following:
- the EEF1AKMT1 gene encoding EEF1A lysine methyltransferase 1 isoform X2 — encoded protein: MSDSEDEGPPQLSSYALAALQEFYAEQQQHHPDLRGDNKYNIGIIEENWQLSQFWYSPETALRLAEDAVAAAGEGGRIACVSAPSVYQKLRERHRDAVSVCIFEYDRRFAAYGEDFVYYDYKNPVDLPERIATHSFDIVVADPPYLSEECLRKMSETIKLLTRGKILLCTGAVMEAAAAKLLGVKMCKFIPEHTRTLGNEFRCFVNYDSGLDRDLSVQLPVQEGPK
- the EEF1AKMT1 gene encoding EEF1A lysine methyltransferase 1 isoform X1 translates to MERKNTLTSLRLIPCRCEMSDSEDEGPPQLSSYALAALQEFYAEQQQHHPDLRGDNKYNIGIIEENWQLSQFWYSPETALRLAEDAVAAAGEGGRIACVSAPSVYQKLRERHRDAVSVCIFEYDRRFAAYGEDFVYYDYKNPVDLPERIATHSFDIVVADPPYLSEECLRKMSETIKLLTRGKILLCTGAVMEAAAAKLLGVKMCKFIPEHTRTLGNEFRCFVNYDSGLDRDLSVQLPVQEGPK